The genomic region GGATGGCCTTGAACACCCAGGTGCGCGCCGTGCGCGCCTCGTCATCCAGCCGGCCCCGCTCCAGGAAGCGCTTCATCAGCCGCGGGGTCTCGTGCCCGTGGAACTGCACCCCGGTCAGCCCCGCCTCCTCCACCACCTGCCAGACGCGCTCGATGTCTTCGTCCACGAAGACGCCGACCTTCTCCACCTTCTCCGGCAGCCCGGCCACGATCCCACGCGCCGCCTGCGACGTCACCCGCCGCGGGCTGCCCTCCCAGAAGACGAAGCCCAGCGCGTCCGCGCCCGCCTCCACTGCCAGCGCCGCGTCCTCCGCGCTGGTGGTCCCGCAGATCTTCACCCAGGTCATGACCCCGGTCGTTGGTCCTTGGTCGCTGGCCGTTGGCCGTCGGCCAGTTCTCAGTTCCCCGTTCCCAGTTCCCAGTTGCAGCTAGTGGCTGGCAGTTTGTTGGCTGAATGCTGCTGATATCTGACGTCTGAGGTCTGACGTCTGAAGTTCAGTCCTTCGTCCCTGCCCGCCACGAGACCACGCCCAGCGCGCCCAGAGGCGGGGCCTTGGCTTGGGCGATCAGCCGCCGCAGCGCCTCCCCCGGCGACTCCGCCCGCATCAGCGTCTCCCCGATCAGGAAGGCCTGGTAGCCCAGGTCGCGCAGCTTGCGCAAGTCGTCGCCGGAGCGCAGGCCGCTCTCCGCCACCCGCAGCGCCCCCGCGGGCAGCCGCGGCGCCAGCCGCTCCAGCGTCCCCAGGTCCACCTGGAAGGTGCGCAGGTCGCGGCTGTTCACCCCGATCAGTTCGCACTCGGCCGCTGCCGCGCGCTCCGCTTCGCGCTCATCGTGGACCTCGCAGAGCGCGTCCAGGCCCAACTCCCGCGCCCGGCGCGCCAGCGCCTTGAGCTCCGCGCCGCTCAGCGCGGCCGCGATCAGCAGCACCGCATCCGCGCGGTTCGCCCGCGCTTCCAGCACCTGGAACTCGTCCACGACGAAATCCTTGCGCAGGCAGGGAAGGTGGGTGGCCGCCGAGGCCTCGCACAGGTTTGCCAGCGAGCCCTGGAAGTGCTCCTCCTCGGTGAGCACAGAGAGGGCCGCTGCTCCACCCTGCTCCAGTTCCACCGCTAGCCGCGCCACCGGGAAGCTGCCCCGGATCGTCCCCCGAGACGGCGACGCCTTCTTCAACTCCGCGATCACCGCCGGCCCCGCCGGCAGCGCCCGCTCCAGGCTCCTGCGCAAGCCGCGGGGCGCGTGCTGCTCCGCCCGCGCGGAGAGCTGGCTGGAGTCGCCGGCCGCCTTGGCCTGCTCCACCCGGCGCCGCGCCGCAGCCACGAGTTCGTCCAGAGTCACCGGCATCGCGGGAAAACAATCAGTATAAGCCCCCGGCCTGTCCGCACGCCCTCCGCCCGCTGCCCCGCCCTCTCCGAGCGAAAGGCCTTGACCGCGCCGCGCATCGAGGGATAACGTTCCGCTCCACCCGCCCGTTCTTGCCGAGGAGGAACCTATGCAACGCCCCACCGGGGTCACCGTCATCTCCATCCTGTATTTCCTGGGCGCATTGTTTTTGACGCTGTGCGCCGTGGTGTTCATCGGAATGATGAGCG from Terriglobales bacterium harbors:
- a CDS encoding phosphoribosylanthranilate isomerase; amino-acid sequence: MTWVKICGTTSAEDAALAVEAGADALGFVFWEGSPRRVTSQAARGIVAGLPEKVEKVGVFVDEDIERVWQVVEEAGLTGVQFHGHETPRLMKRFLERGRLDDEARTARTWVFKAIPVGGEPYSALRYVNGAEEVLKAVLLDSAGGRAPGGTGKAFDWQAAQAFVLELGQRFRVVLAGGLKPESVGRAIALLHPWGVDVVSGVEREPGRKDPARVKAFVEAAKRIG
- the trpC gene encoding indole-3-glycerol phosphate synthase TrpC, which encodes MPVTLDELVAAARRRVEQAKAAGDSSQLSARAEQHAPRGLRRSLERALPAGPAVIAELKKASPSRGTIRGSFPVARLAVELEQGGAAALSVLTEEEHFQGSLANLCEASAATHLPCLRKDFVVDEFQVLEARANRADAVLLIAAALSGAELKALARRARELGLDALCEVHDEREAERAAAAECELIGVNSRDLRTFQVDLGTLERLAPRLPAGALRVAESGLRSGDDLRKLRDLGYQAFLIGETLMRAESPGEALRRLIAQAKAPPLGALGVVSWRAGTKD